Genomic window (Polyangia bacterium):
ATCACCACTCTTTTTGGAGGTGCAAGCCGTCAGTGACAGGCCAGCGCAAACGCCCGCCAGGACCGTTGCCACCAGGTACGTCTTAAGCATCGAAACACGCTCCTTTATTCAAACTCCGGCCCCGGCCGTCCACCATGCCGCCACTGTCCGCGTCGTCTGCCACGTTTGACGTGACGTCGCCGCAACCGAGTAGCAAAAGCCCAAGGCCCAGAAATCCGATCCATAGCGCGTTCATGGTCATGGTCCGTGTCCTTTCGCTTTCTTGATGAATTCGGCGCCGTCCACCTTGGACAGAGCCACGTCGAAGGTCAGGAGCGGACCCATCCCTGCCTTCCGAGCGATTTCGACGATCATGGCGTCGGCGAGGTCGATAGCCTTGCTGGTCTTGAGCAGCGTGATCGCCGCGCGCACCACGTCCGGGCTTTCGATGGTAAACGACGGATTGTCCAGCAGCATCTCGAGGGCGGTCGCCGTCTCGATGGACGTTTTGTTGTACTTGGGCGAACCGAGGACCCAAGCGACCCCCACCAGCACGACATGCGACACCCACAGGCCCGCCGTGAGATGTCGCTCAGCCATCGCCATCTGGGCGCGATCGTCACCGACGATCAGCCGCACGACAACGTTGGTGTCA
Coding sequences:
- a CDS encoding PIN domain-containing protein encodes the protein MRAADTNVVVRLIVGDDRAQMAMAERHLTAGLWVSHVVLVGVAWVLGSPKYNKTSIETATALEMLLDNPSFTIESPDVVRAAITLLKTSKAIDLADAMIVEIARKAGMGPLLTFDVALSKVDGAEFIKKAKGHGP